The genomic segment CCCAGCGCCGCCTCCCGCCGGCAGTCCGGGTCCGGGTCGTCGAGCTGGCGCAGCAACGTCTCGACGGGCGGCGCGGCCTTCGCCTCGGCAGGTTGGTGGTCACGACGGACAAGTCCCACGGTTCCTCCTCCTCTTCCTCAGCGGACCCACTGGGCCAGACGGTCCGCGATCGCGTACGACGGCAGCACCTCGGTGGCGCCGCCCCGGCGGGCCAGCTCACCCGGCATGCCCCAGACCACCGCCGTCTCCTCGGACTCGGCGATGGTCCGGCCCCCCTCGGCTCGCACCGCGGCCATCTCGGCCGCGCCGTCGTCGCCCATCCCGGTCAGCAGGGCGCAGACCAGCCGTTCGGCCGCGACGTGCCGGCGGGCCGAGGCGACCAGCCGGTCGACGCTGGGATGCCAGCGGTACTCGGCGCCGGCCGGGACACTTTTGACGATCAGGCCGTCGGTGCGCCGGGCCACCACCACGTCGTTGCTGCCCCGGCCCAGATAGATCGAGCCCGGCCGGACCGTCATGATCCGGTCGACCTCGTGCACCCGCAGCGCACAGCTCTCGTCGAGGCGCCGGGCCAGCGTGGCGGTGAACGACGCCGGAATGTGCTGGGCGATCACGACCGGGGCGCTCAGCGTGCCGGGCAGCTGGGGCAGCAGGTCGGCCAGCAGCGCCGGGCCGCCGGTGGACGAGCCGATCACCACCAGGTCGGTCCGGCGGCCCGCGGCGGGCTCACGGGGCGGCGGCGTCTGCCGGATCCGGGCCGAGAGCCCGTGGGCCCGGCCGATCCGCGCCTTGGCCGCGGCGCGCACCTTGCCGGTGATCTCGGTGGCGATGTCGTCCATGTTCAGCGACACCGTGCCGCCCGGCTTGGCCACGTAGTCGACCGCGCCCAGCTCCAGCGCCTCCAGGGTGACCAGGGCGTTCGCCTCCGTCAGGGACGACACCATGACCACCGGGGTGGGCCGCTCCGCCATGATCTTGGCCAGGCAGGTCAGCCCGTCCATCTCGGGCATGTTGACGTCGAGCGTCACCACGTCCGGACGGGCCCGATCGAGCTGGTCGAGGGCGTCGGCGCCGTTACGGGCGGTGCTCACCTCGAACCCGCCGGCCTGCTCGAGGATGCCACGGATGGCCCGCCGCATCAGCGCGGAGTCGTCGACGACCAGGACCGATGTGTTCGCCATGGGTGTCCCGTCAGACCGGCTCGAGGACGTCGGCGACGACCTCGTCGAGCACGGCCTCGAGGTCGCGGGCCTGCTCGGCCGCGAGCAACTCGCCCACCTGCACCAGCAGCAACATCCGTTTCTGCTCGGGCAGGTTGGCCACCCGCGAGACGATCCGGGCCTGCTCGGCGGAGAGCTGCGGGGCGGGCTCGAGCACGTGCCGCCCGACCCGGGCCACCTCGGCCACCGAGTCGACGATGAAGCCGGTCCGGACACCCCCGATGATCAGGACGACGATCCGCTGACGCTCGTCGCGCTCACCGCGCGGCAGCCCGAGCCGGGTCCGCAGGTCGACCACGGGCAGCACCGTGCCGCGCAGGTTGACCAGCCCCTCGACGAACTCGAAGGACCGGGGCACGCGGATGAGCGCCTCGGGTACGCGGATGATCTCCTGGACGGCGTCGACGTCGACGGCGTACTCCTCGGCGTCCAGCCGGAACACCACGAACAGTTCCTCGTCGCCGCGGCCGTCGTCGTCCCGCTGTTCCTCGGTCATCGGTGGCCCGTCCTCCCGGTCCTGGTGCTCGGCGATCTCGTTGCGTACCTCGGGCGAGTCGAACATCCGGTTGACGTTCAGGACCGACACCAGCCGTTTGCCGTCTTCGAGCCGGCACACCGACTCGACCTCGCTCTTGCGCCCGTCGGTGGCCATGAAGGCGGGCAGCGGCGCGACCAACTGGTGCGGCACGCGCAGGACCTCGCGCACGGTGTCCATCACCACGCCGACCACCCCGCCGTCGAGCGAGACCACGACGATCCGGTTCTGCGGTTCGAGCGGGGTGACCGGCAGCCCGAACACGCGGCGCATGCTGACCACCGGCAGCAGCCGGCCCCGCAGATCGATCACGCCCAGCACCCGGCCGCCCGAGTTCGGCACGTGGCTGACCGACTCCGGCGCCTGCACGATTTCCTGCACCTGGTCGATCGGCAGCG from the Paractinoplanes abujensis genome contains:
- the cheB gene encoding chemotaxis-specific protein-glutamate methyltransferase CheB, which codes for MANTSVLVVDDSALMRRAIRGILEQAGGFEVSTARNGADALDQLDRARPDVVTLDVNMPEMDGLTCLAKIMAERPTPVVMVSSLTEANALVTLEALELGAVDYVAKPGGTVSLNMDDIATEITGKVRAAAKARIGRAHGLSARIRQTPPPREPAAGRRTDLVVIGSSTGGPALLADLLPQLPGTLSAPVVIAQHIPASFTATLARRLDESCALRVHEVDRIMTVRPGSIYLGRGSNDVVVARRTDGLIVKSVPAGAEYRWHPSVDRLVASARRHVAAERLVCALLTGMGDDGAAEMAAVRAEGGRTIAESEETAVVWGMPGELARRGGATEVLPSYAIADRLAQWVR
- a CDS encoding chemotaxis protein CheW, with product MTSEDDRGEENDGGNADYVTFDMVGERYAFPMSQVQEIIRMPAVVKVPLGPPALEGLANLRGRVLPVVSLRECCSMETAEHDETTRVIIVDGGVPLGFVVDRVASVISIDPADMEPADSVQSTVRSDVLVGVIKAKDGLMTSVLDVDRLVGSQFDGLAEAAAAREPASTAARMPESEGETESDDTLELVSFAVQGQEYALPIDQVQEIVQAPESVSHVPNSGGRVLGVIDLRGRLLPVVSMRRVFGLPVTPLEPQNRIVVVSLDGGVVGVVMDTVREVLRVPHQLVAPLPAFMATDGRKSEVESVCRLEDGKRLVSVLNVNRMFDSPEVRNEIAEHQDREDGPPMTEEQRDDDGRGDEELFVVFRLDAEEYAVDVDAVQEIIRVPEALIRVPRSFEFVEGLVNLRGTVLPVVDLRTRLGLPRGERDERQRIVVLIIGGVRTGFIVDSVAEVARVGRHVLEPAPQLSAEQARIVSRVANLPEQKRMLLLVQVGELLAAEQARDLEAVLDEVVADVLEPV